A genomic segment from Dietzia psychralcaliphila encodes:
- the panC gene encoding pantoate--beta-alanine ligase, with product MTTSIYPVRTAVPGRPGTGYTRGELTVHHEPSALHAVTESLRKVGKQITFVPTMGALHEGHLALVEAARRTPGSVVVASIFVNPLQFGPGEDLDAYPRTLDEDVARLAAAGVELVLAPSAAAMYPDGPRTTVQPGPTGDILDGAARPGHFAGMLTVVAKLLNIVAPHQAFFGEKDYQQLVLIRQMVADLDMDVRVVGVPTVRESDGLAMSSRNRYLSEDERELATTLNAALVAGTFAAKGGQQAVLDAARAVLAERPQISIDYLELRASDLGEPPVEGPGRLLVAARIGSARLIDNVGVAIGTGFLAAAEATVASQQAELAADLQEGL from the coding sequence ATGACCACCTCGATCTACCCGGTACGCACGGCGGTCCCGGGACGGCCGGGCACCGGCTACACCCGCGGTGAGCTGACCGTCCACCACGAGCCCTCGGCGCTGCACGCGGTCACCGAGTCCCTGCGCAAGGTCGGCAAGCAGATCACCTTCGTCCCCACGATGGGCGCCCTTCACGAGGGGCACCTGGCGCTGGTCGAGGCCGCCCGCCGCACGCCCGGCTCCGTGGTGGTCGCGTCGATCTTCGTCAACCCACTCCAATTCGGACCCGGTGAGGACCTGGACGCGTACCCGCGCACCCTCGACGAGGACGTGGCCCGGCTCGCCGCGGCCGGGGTCGAGCTGGTCCTGGCCCCCAGCGCCGCCGCGATGTATCCCGACGGGCCGCGGACCACCGTCCAGCCCGGGCCGACGGGAGACATCCTCGACGGCGCCGCCCGTCCAGGTCACTTCGCCGGGATGCTCACCGTGGTGGCCAAGTTGCTCAACATCGTCGCTCCCCACCAGGCGTTCTTCGGGGAGAAGGACTACCAGCAGCTCGTGCTGATCCGTCAGATGGTGGCCGATCTGGACATGGACGTCCGGGTGGTGGGGGTTCCCACCGTCCGCGAGTCCGACGGTCTGGCCATGAGCTCACGGAACCGCTATCTCTCCGAGGACGAGCGGGAGCTGGCCACCACCCTCAATGCCGCTCTCGTCGCCGGGACGTTCGCGGCCAAGGGTGGTCAGCAGGCCGTACTCGACGCCGCCCGGGCGGTCCTGGCGGAGCGACCGCAGATCTCGATCGACTACCTCGAACTCCGGGCCAGCGACCTCGGCGAGCCGCCGGTGGAGGGGCCGGGACGGCTCCTCGTGGCCGCCCGGATCGGCTCCGCCCGACTCATCGACAACGTCGGCGTGGCCATCGGCACCGGCTTCCTCGCCGCAGCCGAGGCGACCGTCGCCTCCCAGCAGGCCGAGCTGGCCGCAGACCTCCAGGAAGGCCTCTAG
- the panD gene encoding aspartate 1-decarboxylase, translating into MQRTMLHSKIHRATVTQADLHYVGSCTIDADLMDAADLLEGQQIDIVDIDNGSRLTTYAITGERSSGVISINGAAAHLVHPGDLVIIIAYGVMEDAEARTYKPRVVFVDEHNRTLTEGTDPANVPEGSGLKNPRVPEPVTV; encoded by the coding sequence ATGCAGCGCACCATGCTCCACTCCAAGATCCACCGGGCGACCGTGACCCAGGCCGACCTGCACTACGTCGGTTCCTGCACCATCGACGCGGACCTGATGGACGCCGCCGACCTGCTCGAGGGGCAGCAGATCGACATCGTCGACATCGACAACGGTTCCCGTCTGACCACCTACGCCATCACGGGCGAGCGGAGTTCGGGGGTCATCAGCATCAACGGCGCGGCGGCGCATCTGGTCCATCCCGGCGATCTGGTGATCATCATCGCCTACGGGGTGATGGAGGATGCCGAGGCGCGCACCTACAAGCCACGCGTGGTGTTCGTGGACGAGCACAATCGGACGCTGACCGAGGGTACGGATCCCGCGAACGTCCCCGAGGGGTCGGGACTGAAGAACCCGCGCGTCCCCGAGCCGGTCACCGTCTAG
- a CDS encoding type III pantothenate kinase: MLLTVDVGNTHIRLGVFPVDGGPLERTWSMRTSPAVTSDELALTIRGLLGECAGRLSGISAMSVVPSVTGELRRMAADYWPDLRAVVVAPGVKTGVPLLVDNPREVGSDRVVNALAAHTLFEGAVIVVDVDTATTVDAVSERGELLGGAIAPGIDISVDALAERAAALRKIEVVRPRGALGKNTVAALQAGIVIGFAGQIDALVDRLRSDVAELADAAVVLTGLRADVVAEESRTITDVEPELALEGLRLVFEKNT, from the coding sequence GTGCTTCTCACCGTCGACGTCGGCAACACCCATATCCGGCTCGGCGTCTTCCCGGTGGACGGTGGTCCACTGGAGCGCACCTGGAGCATGCGGACGTCGCCGGCGGTGACCTCCGACGAGTTGGCGTTGACCATCCGGGGGTTGCTCGGGGAGTGCGCCGGGCGGCTCTCCGGTATCTCGGCGATGTCGGTCGTGCCGTCGGTGACCGGCGAACTGCGGCGGATGGCCGCCGACTACTGGCCCGACTTGCGCGCGGTGGTGGTGGCGCCCGGCGTGAAGACCGGCGTTCCGTTGCTGGTGGACAATCCGCGGGAGGTCGGTTCCGACCGGGTGGTCAACGCCCTGGCCGCCCACACCCTGTTCGAGGGCGCCGTCATCGTCGTCGACGTGGACACGGCGACCACGGTCGACGCCGTCTCCGAGCGTGGCGAGTTGCTCGGCGGTGCGATCGCGCCGGGAATCGACATCTCCGTGGACGCCCTCGCGGAGCGCGCGGCGGCGTTGCGCAAGATCGAGGTGGTGCGGCCCCGGGGCGCCCTGGGCAAGAACACCGTGGCCGCGCTGCAGGCCGGGATCGTGATCGGGTTCGCCGGGCAGATCGACGCGCTGGTGGACCGTCTGCGGTCCGACGTTGCGGAGCTGGCCGACGCGGCGGTGGTGCTGACCGGGCTGCGCGCCGACGTCGTGGCGGAGGAGTCGCGGACGATCACCGACGTCGAACCCGAGCTGGCGCTCGAGGGTCTGCGGCTGGTGTTCGAGAAGAACACCTGA
- a CDS encoding TMEM175 family protein, translating into MDGVGREEIDDDEVIRRDTSEFDRGLSFFDAIYGFAVTLLIVNVDLPEPEAWRDLGSLSNSGLGHQLSGVVLSFVVISALWRVNVRMTKGLTGLDGPMVFTNLVATGLVVLVPFTTDAISNPATADLALPTAFYALNIAGVALAQAAVYQRGRAVGLERRATSARENGMLLLAAAATPVVFLSSVPVAVTVGAGTAQLMWVSLVVLLPLTGGLAKRARGT; encoded by the coding sequence ATGGACGGGGTCGGGAGGGAAGAGATCGACGACGACGAGGTGATCCGCAGGGACACCTCCGAGTTCGACCGCGGGCTGTCCTTCTTCGACGCCATCTACGGCTTCGCTGTCACGCTCCTCATCGTGAACGTCGACCTGCCGGAGCCGGAGGCGTGGCGGGACCTCGGCTCGTTGTCGAATTCCGGGCTGGGCCATCAGTTGTCCGGGGTCGTGTTGAGCTTCGTGGTGATCAGTGCGCTCTGGCGGGTCAACGTCAGGATGACCAAGGGACTCACCGGTCTCGACGGCCCGATGGTGTTCACGAATCTGGTGGCGACCGGTCTGGTGGTCCTCGTGCCCTTCACCACGGACGCGATCAGCAACCCGGCCACTGCTGATCTCGCGTTGCCGACCGCGTTCTACGCCCTCAACATCGCCGGGGTCGCTCTGGCCCAGGCGGCCGTGTACCAGCGTGGTCGCGCGGTCGGACTGGAACGTCGTGCCACGTCCGCGAGGGAGAACGGCATGCTGCTCCTCGCGGCGGCGGCCACGCCGGTGGTGTTCCTGTCGTCGGTCCCCGTGGCGGTGACGGTCGGCGCGGGGACCGCCCAGCTGATGTGGGTGTCGTTGGTCGTGCTGCTGCCGTTGACGGGTGGCCTCGCGAAACGGGCCAGGGGGACCTGA
- the ygiD gene encoding 4,5-DOPA dioxygenase extradiol has translation MTTTRTRQPAVFIGHGVPLNALEVNQWTREWAALGDSLPERPRAVLAVSAHWYINATAVTAMANPRTIHDFYGFPRELNEFDYPASGAPELASEVAEVVKPTWVGEDRDSWGLDHGTWSVLTHVFPDADVPVAQLSVDASKPAGYHFDLGTKLSALRDSGVLVLASGNVVHNLAAVDPSRGDSGTDWAHRFDDHAQELLTERPEDALSLLEHPDARLAVPSADHFLPLLYTAGMAAGSGETLDAFSKGYAWGSVSMTSYRSAA, from the coding sequence ATGACCACTACACGCACGCGCCAGCCCGCCGTCTTCATCGGCCACGGCGTCCCCCTCAACGCGCTCGAGGTCAACCAGTGGACCCGGGAATGGGCCGCGCTCGGAGACTCCCTCCCCGAGCGCCCCCGGGCCGTGCTGGCCGTCTCGGCACACTGGTACATCAACGCCACCGCGGTGACCGCCATGGCGAACCCCCGGACGATCCACGACTTCTACGGGTTCCCGCGGGAACTCAACGAGTTCGACTATCCGGCCTCCGGCGCGCCCGAACTCGCCTCCGAGGTGGCCGAGGTGGTCAAGCCCACCTGGGTCGGCGAGGACCGGGACTCGTGGGGCCTCGACCACGGCACCTGGTCCGTCCTCACCCACGTCTTCCCCGACGCCGACGTCCCGGTCGCCCAGTTGTCCGTGGACGCGTCCAAGCCCGCCGGCTACCACTTCGACCTGGGAACCAAGCTGTCGGCGCTGCGGGACTCCGGTGTCCTGGTACTGGCAAGCGGGAACGTGGTGCACAACCTGGCCGCCGTGGACCCCTCCCGCGGCGACTCGGGGACCGACTGGGCCCACCGATTCGACGACCACGCCCAGGAACTGCTCACCGAGCGGCCGGAGGACGCCCTCTCGCTGCTCGAACACCCCGACGCCCGACTGGCCGTACCCAGCGCCGACCACTTCCTGCCCCTGCTCTACACGGCGGGGATGGCAGCTGGATCCGGCGAGACGCTGGACGCCTTCAGCAAGGGGTACGCGTGGGGGTCGGTCTCCATGACGAGCTACCGCTCCGCGGCCTGA